One part of the Populus alba chromosome 18, ASM523922v2, whole genome shotgun sequence genome encodes these proteins:
- the LOC118054197 gene encoding cuscuta receptor 1-like, with protein sequence MYDNDLSGFLPLCLANLTSLQRLDLSSNHLKIPMSLSPLYNLSKLKYFDGSGNEIYAEEDDHNLSPKFQLESLYLRSIGQGAGALHKFFYDQFSLQYLDLTNIQIKGEFPNWLIENNTYLQYLHLDNYSLSGPFLLPKNSHVNLLFLSISMNHFQGQILLEIGDRLPGLKVLFMSENGFNGSIPFPLGNISSLHVLDLSNNSFSGHLPPRFDTSSNLRYVYLSRNKLQGPIAITFYNSYEIFVLDLSYNNLTGRIPEWIDKLSNLRFLLLSYNNLEAEIPIQLSRLDQLTLIDLSHNHLSGNILSWMISTHNLPLKKNYYDSLSSSQQSFESITKNVSLSYRGSIVQYFKGIDFSCNNFTGEIPSEIGNLNMIKVLNLSHNSLTRPIPPTFSSLKEIESLDLSYNKLNGEIPPRLTELFSLEFFDVSHNNLSGKIPARVAQFATFDESCYKDNPFLCGEPLPKICGAAMPSSPTPTSTNNEDNGYFMDMEVFYVTFGVAYIMVLLVIGAVLYINPYWRRAWFYFIEVSINNCYYFLVDNLPILSKFGFS encoded by the coding sequence ATGTATGACAATGATCTCAGTGGTTTCTTGCCTCTGTGTCTGGCAAATTTGACTTCCCTTCAACGACTAGATCTCTCTTCTAATCACTTGAAGATCCCTATGTCATTGAGCCCATTATACAACCTTTCAAAACTCAAGTATTTTGATGGATCAGGTAATGAAATATATGCAGAAGAAGATGATCACAATCTGAGCCCAAAGTTCCAGTTAGAGTCCCTCTATTTAAGAAGTATTGGACAAGGTGCAGGAGCATTACACAAGTTCTTTTACGATCAGTTCAGCCTACAATATTTGGATCTTACAAACATCCAAATAAAAGGAGAGTTTCCAAATTGGTTGATTGAGAACAACACATACCTACAATATCTTCATTTAGACAACTATTCTCTTTCAGGTCCATTCTTGTTGCCAAAGAATTCTCATGTGAATTTATTATTCCTAAGTATATCTATGAATCACTTCCAAGGCCAAATCCTTTTAGAAATCGGAGATCGTTTGCCAGggttaaaagttttatttatgtcTGAAAATGGTTTCAATGGAAGCATTCCTTTCCCGTTGGGTAACATTAGCTCGTTGCATGTGTTAGACCTATCCAACAACAGTTTCTCTGGTCATTTACCACCTAGATTCGACACTTCTTCAAATTTAAGATATGTTTATTTGTCTAGAAATAAGTTGCAAGGACCGATCGCAATAACATTTTATAACTCATATGAGATATTTGTGTTAGATCTTTCCTATAATAATTTAACTGGTAGAATTCCAGAATGGATTGACAAGCTATCTAACTTGAGATTTCTACTCTTGAGTTATAACAATCTTGAAGCTGAAATTCCAATTCAATTATCCAGGTTGGATCAATTAACCTTGATTGATCTTTCTCACAATCACCTTTCTGGTAACATCCTCTCTTGGATGATATCTACTCATAATCTcccattaaaaaagaattactatGATTCTCTATCCTCATCACAACAATCCTTCGAGTCCATAACGAAGAATGTATCCCTTTCTTATAGAGGCAGCATTGTCCAATACTTCAAAGGAATTGATTTCTCATGCAACAATTTCACTGGAGAGATTCCTTCTGAAATTGGAAACCTCAACATGATCAAGGTCTTGAACCTTTCACATAATAGCTTGACTAGACCAATTCCACCAACATTTTCAAGCTTAAAGGAAATAGAGAGCTTGGATCTTTCCTACAACAAATTGAATGGAGAAATCCCACCTCGACTTACTGAACTATtttctttagaattttttgatgtGTCTCACAATAATTTGTCTGGTAAGATTCCTGCAAGAGTTGCACAGTTTGCCACGTTTGATGAGAGCTGTTACAAGGACAACCCTTTTCTTTGTGGAGAACCGCTACCCAAAATATGTGGTGCGGCTATGCCATCATCACCAACGCCAACTTCAACGAACAATGAAGATAATGGTTACTTCATGGATATGGAGGTTTTCTATGTGACCTTTGGGGTTGCATACATCATGGTGCTGCTGGTGATAGGTGCAGTTCTATACATAAATCCATATTGGCGACGAGCTTGGTTTTACTTCATTGAGGTGAGCATCAACAATTGCTATTATTTCCTGGTGGACAATCTTCCCATTTTATCCAAGTTTGGGTTTTCATAG